The Raphanus sativus cultivar WK10039 chromosome 2, ASM80110v3, whole genome shotgun sequence genome includes a region encoding these proteins:
- the LOC108840547 gene encoding sister chromatid cohesion protein PDS5 homolog B isoform X1, whose amino-acid sequence MEKTPTQIVSEMGSRLLQSSRPNKGSLVKSLREAATTLSQIDQPLVTEAVSKKQALKLLEAELRPLKKSIIKHDLLKNRDNDVSLLVTVCVSEIFRILAPDPPFEDKYLRDIFNLFLAEFSELSDTVSPYFSRRAKILETVSRCKCCLLMLDVDCHDLIHEMFNTFFFVVREHYQLNLAHQKNAKVQQQRKANTQQAQQSLFNDILTVMTDILKEEASSSLVGVVLENLVKDGKDATPAANNLASSLVKNCADTLEPLICGFLTSCFMEKDSIQSNLKDSYHEIIFMISLNAPQILLAVIPNLTQELLTDQVDVRIKALNLAGRIFAQPNHCSGEIYRDLFVEFLRRFSDKSAEVRMAALKCGKQCYLANPSGNKASGVLTAVQERLLDFDDRVRTQALLVACDLMKSNMKYVPLNLISEATERLRDKKISVRKKAMQQLSKVYQDYCDKCSKGFMTINDHFEQIPCKILLLCCDKDCKESWSHSVELVLSDDLFPRLLPVEERMRHWVQCFVVMNHIHLKSLNSILSQKRRFQSELRHCLTLWREAKDQNVEEVKRKQKSYFVKLSACFPDASKAEDFFHKLDQMDDTSIFDALSLLLDELTLTKAQTIREKFLERIGANHQLFDFLRILSTKCAPTIFSSEHVRYLLDQLSSGTSADTQLKAPFIKLLLVILNMFPSYLRGSENQFLELLEDNDSVADELMEALSKAAPYISANFSDYSPVLENMCLEGTRSQAKHAVSAIASLAGSSEKSVVSKLCKKLRDSLLRGRNIPTTLQSLACVGQYSVSAFDNIYEDISSYVYQVFQDEPSDNQPPCDQSSGCCNSCKLKIYGLKTLVKSSLPRHGKVARKIDDLLNVLKKTLRSQGFDGIKSCDDTGANVRLAAAKAVLLLSRKWDLHISPELFRLTISMGKDSNAFITRTFLTKLHKLLMENMIPRRYACAFSFSVSGPCRDLQNDSLRYINGFIRNATREARAGRDVDQRESLTDCPAYMIVFLIHVLAHDPDFPSEDCVDEHVYARFCGPLLSVLQVLLSNKETVPILFSILRAIKRAEDAVDACKTPRLHILANIGDSAVNTSKCIAATSPQAPRSMLLPSSLYKLSPPSMSDSQNKAKSHTRNALEQSFMERVVHTFRSQISLHDQSCQEDTPAIVLEDRDLPLLVGNQIETSMTGSTEASKNNTRCSKKRTHAVLPEKRTTTSKKCKTVGGGENISRDSVVSLRTVESEIPKKTLERHSTCSKKSVGASVSNNVTSSKPSGAVSTLKDTSNHGESIIGQRIKLLSPADGSFHHGTVERFNSKSNSHKIAFDNGDVELVCLDSESWETLSHESMGQQEILGKETESFGSRVPEVKTKQQKKKLPTKVKPIAAGEESVSEVTNTSDNIGLRRSRRQRTS is encoded by the exons ATGGAGAAAACTCCGACGCAGATCGTCTCCGAGATGGGCTCTCGTCTGCTCCAGTCCTCTCGTCCCAACAAGGGCTCTCTCGTGAAATCGCTACGG gaagCTGCTACTACACtgtcacagatcgatcagcctTTAGTCACCGAAGCTGTGAGCAAGAAACAAGCTCTGAAACTTCTCGAAGCTGAGCTAAGACCGCTCAAGAAATCCATCATCAAGCACGACCTTCTTAAGAACCGTGACAACGACGTGAGTCTGCTAGTCACCGTTTGCGTCAGTGAGATCTTTCGGATTCTGGCACCTGACCCTCCTTTTGAAGACAAGTATCTCAGG GATATATTTAACCTCTTCCTTGCTGAGTTCTCTGAGCTGTCTGATACGGTAAGCCCTTACTTCTCGAGAAGGGCGAAGATCTTGGAGACAGTTTCTCGGTGTAAGTGTTGTCTGCTAATGCTGGACGTGGACTGCCATGACTTAATTCACGAGATGTTTAACACGTTTTTCTTTGTTGTGAG GGAGCACTATCAACTGAATTTAGCTCATCAGAAGAATGCTAAAGTGCAGCAGCAGCGAAAGGCTAACACGCAACAAGCGCAACAAAGTTTATTTAATGACATTCTGACTGTAATGACTGATATTCTGAAAGAAGAGGCAAGTTCGTCGCTTGTCGGTGTTGTTCTTGAAAATCTTGTGAAGGATGGAAAG GATGCGACTCCTGCTGCTAATAACCTTGCCAGTTCTCTCGTTAAAAACTGCGCCGACACGCTTGAGCCGTTAATTTGCGGTTTCTTAACATCCTGTTTTATGGAGAAAGATTCCATCCAGTCCAATCTCAAAGATTCGTATCACGAAATCATATTCATGATCTCCTTAAATGCTCCACAGATACTGCTAGCAGTTATCCCGAACTTGACCCAGGAACTACTG ACTGATCAGGTTGATGTGCGAATAAAAGCTCTGAACTTAGCTGGAAGGATTTTTGCACAGCCTAACCACTGTTCCGGGGAGATATACCGAGATCTTTTTGTAGAGTTCTTGAGAAGATTCTCAGATAAATCAGCAGAAGTCAGAATGGCTGCACTAAAATGTGGGAAGCAGTGTTACTTGGCGAATCCCTCTGGGAATAAAGCATCCGGAGTTCTCA CTGCCGTTCAAGAGCGTCTATTAGATTTTGATGATAGGGTTAGAACACAGGCTTTGCTTGTTGCTTGTGATTTAATGAAGTCGAATATGAAGTATGTTCCTTTGAATCTGATTTCTGAGGCCACTGAGAGACTTCGGGATAAGAAG atatctGTTAGGAAGAAGGCTATGCAGCAGCTGTCAAAAGTGTATCAAGATTACTGTGACAAGTGTTCAAAAGGATTTATGACAATAAATGATCATTTTGAGCAAATCCCATGCAAAATCTTGTTGCTTTGCTGCGATAAAGATTGTAAAGAATCATG GTCCCACAGTGTGGAACTTGTGCTATCCGATGATCTTTTTCCTCGCCTTCTTCCAGTTGAGGAGAGGATGCGGCACTGGGTTCAATGTTTTGTCGTCATGAACCATATTCACTTGAAGTCACTCAATTCAATTTTATCCCAGAAAAGAAG GTTTCAAAGTGAATTGCGGCATTGCCTGACTCTCTGGAGGGAGGCTAAG GATCAAAATGTAGAAGAAgtgaaaagaaaacagaaaagcTATTTTGTAAAGCTTTCAGCTTGCTTTCCAGACGCCTCTAAGGCAGAAGATTTCTTTCACAAGTTGGACCAAATGGACGACACATCAATTTTTGATGCCTTAAGTCTACTGCTGGATGAACTGACATTGACAAAAGCCCAGACTATTAGA GAGAAGTTTCTCGAGAGAATTGGTGCTAATCATCAACTTTTCGATTTCCTGCGCATACTTTCTACAAAATGTGCGCCTACTATATTTAGCTCAGAGCATGTTCGGTATCTGCTGGATCAGCTTTCTAGCGGCACCTCTGCTGACACGCAGTTGAAGGCTCCTTTCATCAAACTTCTTCTG GTAATCCTCAACATGTTCCCTTCTTACCTGAGAGGTTCAGAAAATCAGTTTTTGGAGCTGTTAGAGGACAATGATTCAGTCGCTGACGAGCTAATGGAAGCTTTGTCAAAGGCAGCTCCTTATATTTCTGCCAATTTCAG TGACTATTCCCCTGTTCTGGAGAATATGTGTCTGGAGGGTACTCGTTCCCAGGCAAAACATGCTGTTTCTGCCATTGCTTCGTTGGCGGGATCATCTGAAAAATCTGTCGTTTCCAAGCTATGCAAG AAGCTCAGAGATTCTTTGCTGCGTGGACGGAATATTCCAACAACTCTGCAATCTTTGGCATGTGTTGGGCAATATTCTGTCTCGGCTTTTGACAACATATATGAAGATATCAGTAGCTACGTATACCAAGTTTTTCAA GATGAACCATCTGACAATCAGCCTCCTTGTGATCAGTCTTCTGGTTGCTGTAACTCTTGCAAGCTAAAG ATATATGGGCTCAAAACACTTGTGAAGAGTTCCTTGCCTCGTCATGGTAAAGTCGCAAGGAAAATCGATGACTTGTTGAACGTTTTGAAGAAAACACTAAGATCACAAGGATTCGATGGCATCAAATCATG CGATGATACGGGAGCTAATGTTAGACTGGCTGCTGCTAAAGCTGTTTTATTGCTTTCAAGGAAATGGGACCTTCATATTTCCCCTGAACTTTTTCGTCTTACCATATCGATGGGAAAG GACTCCAATGCTTTTATTACAAGGACTTTTCTCACCAAATTACACAAGCTGTTGATGGAAAATATGATACCCAGAAGATACGCATGTGCTTTTTCGTTTTCCGTGTCTGGTCCCTGCAGAGATCTGCAAAATGAT TCACTTAGATACATCAATGGATTCATCAGAAATGCTACAAGAGAAGCTCGGGCAGGTCGGGATGTAGATCAACGTGAATCACTCACTGATTGTCCAGCTTACATGATAGTGTTCCTGATCCATGTTCTTGCACATGACCCGGATTTCCCTTCAGAAGACTGCGTGGATGAGCATGTATATGCTCGGTTTTGTGG CCCTCTGTTGTCGGTCTTACAAGTGCTACTTAGTAACAAGGAAACAGTCCCTATCTTGTTTTCTATTCTACGTGCAATTAAAAGAGCTGAAGATGCTGTTGATGCTTGTAAAACTCCT AGGCTGCATATTCTAGCTAATATTGGTGATTCAGCTGTCAACACATCAAAATGTATTGCCGCCACTTCCCCACAAGCTCCACGGTCAATGTTGCTACCATCATCCCTGTACAAACTAAGCCCCCCTAGCATGTCAGATAGCCAG AACAAGGCCAAGTCTCATACTCGAAATGCTTTGGAACAAAGTTTCATGGAAAGAGTAGTTCACACATTCCGATCACAGATCTCTCTA CATGATCAGAGCTGTCAAGAAGATACGCCAGCAATTGTTTTGGAGGATAGAGATTTGCCTCTATTAGTGGGCAATCAAATCGAAACCTCAATGACTGGTTCAACCGAAGCCAGCAAAAACAACACTAGGTGTAGCAAAAAGCGGACTCATGCGGTGTTGCCTGAAAAAAGAACAACGACTTCCAAGAAGTGTAAAACCGTAGGAGGAGGAGAGAATATTTCTCGTGATTCCGTCGTATCTTTGAGAACAGTTGAGTCGGAAATTCCTAAAAAGACGCTAGAGAGACACAGTACTTGTTCAAAGAAGAGTGTTGGAGCAAGCGTTAGCAATAACGTTACATCTTCCAAACCCTCCGGGGCAGTATCTACGCTAAAG GATACCAGCAACCACGGCGAATCTATCATTGGGCAGCGGATTAAATTACTCTCCCCCGCTGATGGAAG CTTCCATCACGGCACTGTTGAAAGGTTTAATTCTAAAAGCAACTCCCACAAG ATTGCTTTTGATAATGGGGATGTTGAATTGGTTTGCTTAGACAGCGAGAGTTGGGAGACCCTGAGCCATGAATCCATGGGGCAACAG GAAATATTGGGAAAGGAGACAGAATCTTTTGGCTCACG CGTCCCTGAAGTTAAAACGAAGCAGCAGAAGAAAAAATTGCCTACCAAAGTGAAACCTATAGCTG CAGGAGAAGAATCAGTCTCAGAAGTAACCAACACAAGTGACAACATT GGACTTAGAAGAAGTCGGAGACAGAGAACGTCTTAG
- the LOC108840547 gene encoding sister chromatid cohesion protein PDS5 homolog B isoform X2 translates to MEKTPTQIVSEMGSRLLQSSRPNKGSLVKSLREAATTLSQIDQPLVTEAVSKKQALKLLEAELRPLKKSIIKHDLLKNRDNDVSLLVTVCVSEIFRILAPDPPFEDKYLRDIFNLFLAEFSELSDTVSPYFSRRAKILETVSRCKCCLLMLDVDCHDLIHEMFNTFFFVVREHYQLNLAHQKNAKVQQQRKANTQQAQQSLFNDILTVMTDILKEEASSSLVGVVLENLVKDGKDATPAANNLASSLVKNCADTLEPLICGFLTSCFMEKDSIQSNLKDSYHEIIFMISLNAPQILLAVIPNLTQELLTDQVDVRIKALNLAGRIFAQPNHCSGEIYRDLFVEFLRRFSDKSAEVRMAALKCGKQCYLANPSGNKASGVLTAVQERLLDFDDRVRTQALLVACDLMKSNMKYVPLNLISEATERLRDKKISVRKKAMQQLSKVYQDYCDKCSKGFMTINDHFEQIPCKILLLCCDKDCKESWSHSVELVLSDDLFPRLLPVEERMRHWVQCFVVMNHIHLKSLNSILSQKRRFQSELRHCLTLWREAKDQNVEEVKRKQKSYFVKLSACFPDASKAEDFFHKLDQMDDTSIFDALSLLLDELTLTKAQTIREKFLERIGANHQLFDFLRILSTKCAPTIFSSEHVRYLLDQLSSGTSADTQLKAPFIKLLLVILNMFPSYLRGSENQFLELLEDNDSVADELMEALSKAAPYISANFSDYSPVLENMCLEGTRSQAKHAVSAIASLAGSSEKSVVSKLCKKLRDSLLRGRNIPTTLQSLACVGQYSVSAFDNIYEDISSYVYQVFQDEPSDNQPPCDQSSGCCNSCKLKIYGLKTLVKSSLPRHGKVARKIDDLLNVLKKTLRSQGFDGIKSCDDTGANVRLAAAKAVLLLSRKWDLHISPELFRLTISMGKDSNAFITRTFLTKLHKLLMENMIPRRYACAFSFSVSGPCRDLQNDSLRYINGFIRNATREARAGRDVDQRESLTDCPAYMIVFLIHVLAHDPDFPSEDCVDEHVYARFCGPLLSVLQVLLSNKETVPILFSILRAIKRAEDAVDACKTPRLHILANIGDSAVNTSKCIAATSPQAPRSMLLPSSLYKLSPPSMSDSQNKAKSHTRNALEQSFMERVVHTFRSQISLHDQSCQEDTPAIVLEDRDLPLLVGNQIETSMTGSTEASKNNTRCSKKRTHAVLPEKRTTTSKKCKTVGGGENISRDSVVSLRTVESEIPKKTLERHSTCSKKSVGASVSNNVTSSKPSGAVSTLKDTSNHGESIIGQRIKLLSPADGSFHHGTVERFNSKSNSHKIAFDNGDVELVCLDSESWETLSHESMGQQEILGKETESFGSRVPEVKTKQQKKKLPTKVKPIAGEESVSEVTNTSDNIGLRRSRRQRTS, encoded by the exons ATGGAGAAAACTCCGACGCAGATCGTCTCCGAGATGGGCTCTCGTCTGCTCCAGTCCTCTCGTCCCAACAAGGGCTCTCTCGTGAAATCGCTACGG gaagCTGCTACTACACtgtcacagatcgatcagcctTTAGTCACCGAAGCTGTGAGCAAGAAACAAGCTCTGAAACTTCTCGAAGCTGAGCTAAGACCGCTCAAGAAATCCATCATCAAGCACGACCTTCTTAAGAACCGTGACAACGACGTGAGTCTGCTAGTCACCGTTTGCGTCAGTGAGATCTTTCGGATTCTGGCACCTGACCCTCCTTTTGAAGACAAGTATCTCAGG GATATATTTAACCTCTTCCTTGCTGAGTTCTCTGAGCTGTCTGATACGGTAAGCCCTTACTTCTCGAGAAGGGCGAAGATCTTGGAGACAGTTTCTCGGTGTAAGTGTTGTCTGCTAATGCTGGACGTGGACTGCCATGACTTAATTCACGAGATGTTTAACACGTTTTTCTTTGTTGTGAG GGAGCACTATCAACTGAATTTAGCTCATCAGAAGAATGCTAAAGTGCAGCAGCAGCGAAAGGCTAACACGCAACAAGCGCAACAAAGTTTATTTAATGACATTCTGACTGTAATGACTGATATTCTGAAAGAAGAGGCAAGTTCGTCGCTTGTCGGTGTTGTTCTTGAAAATCTTGTGAAGGATGGAAAG GATGCGACTCCTGCTGCTAATAACCTTGCCAGTTCTCTCGTTAAAAACTGCGCCGACACGCTTGAGCCGTTAATTTGCGGTTTCTTAACATCCTGTTTTATGGAGAAAGATTCCATCCAGTCCAATCTCAAAGATTCGTATCACGAAATCATATTCATGATCTCCTTAAATGCTCCACAGATACTGCTAGCAGTTATCCCGAACTTGACCCAGGAACTACTG ACTGATCAGGTTGATGTGCGAATAAAAGCTCTGAACTTAGCTGGAAGGATTTTTGCACAGCCTAACCACTGTTCCGGGGAGATATACCGAGATCTTTTTGTAGAGTTCTTGAGAAGATTCTCAGATAAATCAGCAGAAGTCAGAATGGCTGCACTAAAATGTGGGAAGCAGTGTTACTTGGCGAATCCCTCTGGGAATAAAGCATCCGGAGTTCTCA CTGCCGTTCAAGAGCGTCTATTAGATTTTGATGATAGGGTTAGAACACAGGCTTTGCTTGTTGCTTGTGATTTAATGAAGTCGAATATGAAGTATGTTCCTTTGAATCTGATTTCTGAGGCCACTGAGAGACTTCGGGATAAGAAG atatctGTTAGGAAGAAGGCTATGCAGCAGCTGTCAAAAGTGTATCAAGATTACTGTGACAAGTGTTCAAAAGGATTTATGACAATAAATGATCATTTTGAGCAAATCCCATGCAAAATCTTGTTGCTTTGCTGCGATAAAGATTGTAAAGAATCATG GTCCCACAGTGTGGAACTTGTGCTATCCGATGATCTTTTTCCTCGCCTTCTTCCAGTTGAGGAGAGGATGCGGCACTGGGTTCAATGTTTTGTCGTCATGAACCATATTCACTTGAAGTCACTCAATTCAATTTTATCCCAGAAAAGAAG GTTTCAAAGTGAATTGCGGCATTGCCTGACTCTCTGGAGGGAGGCTAAG GATCAAAATGTAGAAGAAgtgaaaagaaaacagaaaagcTATTTTGTAAAGCTTTCAGCTTGCTTTCCAGACGCCTCTAAGGCAGAAGATTTCTTTCACAAGTTGGACCAAATGGACGACACATCAATTTTTGATGCCTTAAGTCTACTGCTGGATGAACTGACATTGACAAAAGCCCAGACTATTAGA GAGAAGTTTCTCGAGAGAATTGGTGCTAATCATCAACTTTTCGATTTCCTGCGCATACTTTCTACAAAATGTGCGCCTACTATATTTAGCTCAGAGCATGTTCGGTATCTGCTGGATCAGCTTTCTAGCGGCACCTCTGCTGACACGCAGTTGAAGGCTCCTTTCATCAAACTTCTTCTG GTAATCCTCAACATGTTCCCTTCTTACCTGAGAGGTTCAGAAAATCAGTTTTTGGAGCTGTTAGAGGACAATGATTCAGTCGCTGACGAGCTAATGGAAGCTTTGTCAAAGGCAGCTCCTTATATTTCTGCCAATTTCAG TGACTATTCCCCTGTTCTGGAGAATATGTGTCTGGAGGGTACTCGTTCCCAGGCAAAACATGCTGTTTCTGCCATTGCTTCGTTGGCGGGATCATCTGAAAAATCTGTCGTTTCCAAGCTATGCAAG AAGCTCAGAGATTCTTTGCTGCGTGGACGGAATATTCCAACAACTCTGCAATCTTTGGCATGTGTTGGGCAATATTCTGTCTCGGCTTTTGACAACATATATGAAGATATCAGTAGCTACGTATACCAAGTTTTTCAA GATGAACCATCTGACAATCAGCCTCCTTGTGATCAGTCTTCTGGTTGCTGTAACTCTTGCAAGCTAAAG ATATATGGGCTCAAAACACTTGTGAAGAGTTCCTTGCCTCGTCATGGTAAAGTCGCAAGGAAAATCGATGACTTGTTGAACGTTTTGAAGAAAACACTAAGATCACAAGGATTCGATGGCATCAAATCATG CGATGATACGGGAGCTAATGTTAGACTGGCTGCTGCTAAAGCTGTTTTATTGCTTTCAAGGAAATGGGACCTTCATATTTCCCCTGAACTTTTTCGTCTTACCATATCGATGGGAAAG GACTCCAATGCTTTTATTACAAGGACTTTTCTCACCAAATTACACAAGCTGTTGATGGAAAATATGATACCCAGAAGATACGCATGTGCTTTTTCGTTTTCCGTGTCTGGTCCCTGCAGAGATCTGCAAAATGAT TCACTTAGATACATCAATGGATTCATCAGAAATGCTACAAGAGAAGCTCGGGCAGGTCGGGATGTAGATCAACGTGAATCACTCACTGATTGTCCAGCTTACATGATAGTGTTCCTGATCCATGTTCTTGCACATGACCCGGATTTCCCTTCAGAAGACTGCGTGGATGAGCATGTATATGCTCGGTTTTGTGG CCCTCTGTTGTCGGTCTTACAAGTGCTACTTAGTAACAAGGAAACAGTCCCTATCTTGTTTTCTATTCTACGTGCAATTAAAAGAGCTGAAGATGCTGTTGATGCTTGTAAAACTCCT AGGCTGCATATTCTAGCTAATATTGGTGATTCAGCTGTCAACACATCAAAATGTATTGCCGCCACTTCCCCACAAGCTCCACGGTCAATGTTGCTACCATCATCCCTGTACAAACTAAGCCCCCCTAGCATGTCAGATAGCCAG AACAAGGCCAAGTCTCATACTCGAAATGCTTTGGAACAAAGTTTCATGGAAAGAGTAGTTCACACATTCCGATCACAGATCTCTCTA CATGATCAGAGCTGTCAAGAAGATACGCCAGCAATTGTTTTGGAGGATAGAGATTTGCCTCTATTAGTGGGCAATCAAATCGAAACCTCAATGACTGGTTCAACCGAAGCCAGCAAAAACAACACTAGGTGTAGCAAAAAGCGGACTCATGCGGTGTTGCCTGAAAAAAGAACAACGACTTCCAAGAAGTGTAAAACCGTAGGAGGAGGAGAGAATATTTCTCGTGATTCCGTCGTATCTTTGAGAACAGTTGAGTCGGAAATTCCTAAAAAGACGCTAGAGAGACACAGTACTTGTTCAAAGAAGAGTGTTGGAGCAAGCGTTAGCAATAACGTTACATCTTCCAAACCCTCCGGGGCAGTATCTACGCTAAAG GATACCAGCAACCACGGCGAATCTATCATTGGGCAGCGGATTAAATTACTCTCCCCCGCTGATGGAAG CTTCCATCACGGCACTGTTGAAAGGTTTAATTCTAAAAGCAACTCCCACAAG ATTGCTTTTGATAATGGGGATGTTGAATTGGTTTGCTTAGACAGCGAGAGTTGGGAGACCCTGAGCCATGAATCCATGGGGCAACAG GAAATATTGGGAAAGGAGACAGAATCTTTTGGCTCACG CGTCCCTGAAGTTAAAACGAAGCAGCAGAAGAAAAAATTGCCTACCAAAGTGAAACCTATAGCTG GAGAAGAATCAGTCTCAGAAGTAACCAACACAAGTGACAACATT GGACTTAGAAGAAGTCGGAGACAGAGAACGTCTTAG
- the LOC130503736 gene encoding iso-A82775C biosynthesis cluster protein B-like — protein MSEFFSNLEEVAYSVVEYIPVLGTLYSLRRAATAYRPEDQTRRWQSVGNYIESSVRDVLLICKIGEPVLVALIHTMAESFTDKMIELYHHKPTEDKPIPTFEISEELHRKLRKENGHVLIVHSRQADIKALERKVFQGEGNQGKAKGVHHFHGAVFTGTLTDPRYAPAPGVEIWLDIPQGLYEGASVTFSWKWTVDAYGTKNSPSATWGRIKLNAGTPTDFQLSSRKGASGWLGYDFWGTIDSKDEINATTKIGGENRNIVFKRLDGT, from the coding sequence ATGTCTGAGTTTTTCTCCAATCTCGAAGAGGTCGCGTACTCCGTAGTCGAATATATCCCAGTACTCGGCACCCTGTACTCTCTAAGACGAGCCGCTACCGCATATCGCCCGGAGGATCAGACGCGACGTTGGCAGTCCGTCGGCAACTACATCGAGAGCTCCGTCCGCGATGTCCTTCTCATTTGCAAGATCGGCGAACCCGTCCTAGTCGCCCTTATTCACACCATGGCCGAGTCGTTCACCGACAAAATGATTGAGCTCTACCATCACAAGCCTACAGAGGACAAGCCAATTCCTACTTTCGAAATCAGCGAAGAGCTGCATAGAAAGCTGCGTAAAGAAAACGGACATGTACTCATTGTCCATTCCCGACAGGCCGACATCAAGGCTCTCGAGAGAAAAGTCTTCCAAGGCGAAGGCAATCAAGGCAAAGCCAAGGGTGTGCACCACTTTCACGGCGCTGTGTTCACTGGTACGCTCACTGACCCCAGATATGCTCCAGCTCCAGGCGTGGAGATCTGGCTTGATATTCCGCAGGGATTGTACGAGGGGGCATCAGTCACCTTCTCGTGGAAATGGACTGTAGACGCCTATGGAACAAAGAATTCACCTTCAGCCACGTGGGGTCGTATTAAATTGAACGCCGGCACACCCACAGATTTCCAATTGTCCAGCCGCAAGGGTGCTTCCGGATGGTTAGGTTATGACTTTTGGGGTACGATAGACTCCAAGGACGAAATCAATGCTACAACCAAAATCGGTGGTGAAAATAGAAATATTGTCTTCAAAAGGTTGGACGGAACTTGA